TGTTTTTCCACATTATAGGAAAAATCTTGTATCAATATAACCGTGGCCGGCGAGGGATTCTCTTACGGCGGCATAGAGGTAAGATAGCACTTTAAAAGGGCTAACTCCGGCATGTATGGTTCTATATATACATGATCCGTAATGCTTGTCCTAACTTATTCTCAGAGCGAGCTAGAGCCTAGACATAGAGAAAGTATGAGCATTGTGGTGAGCAAGTCGGCGCCGGTGGTCGTCCGGCCAACGCTGCCGCCGGTGAAGACTTCCGGCAGCAAGATCGTTCTGTCGCCTATGGACAAGCTTAGTGCCATGACGCCAACCACAGTGCTGCTTGCGTTCGACCATCCCATCATCCATATCCATGAGGGCATCCGATCATCCTGCATTCAGATGCAGGCCACGGCGGAATACATCAAGAGAGGTCTCGCTCAAGCACTTGTCCACTACTATCCTTTCGCCGGCCGCATTtcctgcgacgacgacggcggcgatttTTACATCGACTGCACCGGCGAGGAGCTCGGAGCGACGTTCGCGGCCGCGTCCGCCGACTGCACCATGGAGGAGCTCACGCGTGTCATCGACAACCAGCCCACTGACGCCGAGACGGCGGTGGTGCAGCAGCTCGCCTTCAACTGCACGCCCGACGACGACCACCTACCTCACTGTCTGCTGTGGGTGCAGGTCACCACGCTGTCCTGCGGAGGCTTCGTCGTCGGGGTGACATGGAACCATGCCGTGGCTGATGGTTTCGGCATAGCACAGTTCATACAagccgtcggcgagctcgcccGTGGCCTGCCATCGGCGCCGTCCGTCACCCCGGTCAGGTTAGATGACCAAAACAACGCCGTTTCTCCCTTCACCGTGGCCTTCATGCAGTTAGCAGACAGGCACAAGGTACCAGACCTTACCTTCAACAACGTGACCGTCCCGTCGAGGTTGATGGACCACATCATCCGAGGACGAACGACCAACGTCACCGTGTTCGAGGCGGTCGCCGCCGTGCTTTGGCAGTGCCGAACCCGGGCGGTGATGACAAATCCAGAGGCCCCCGCCGTGCTGTTCTTCGTGGTGAATGCGCGTAAGTACCTGGGCGCCAAGGACGGCTACTACGGAAACTGTACCACGGGCCACATGGCCGTGGCGAAGAGCGGCGCGTTGGTGAACGCCGACATCAACGACATTGTAGACATCATACGGCGCGCCAAGGAGCGGATACCGGAGCAACTCAAGATGACCGGTGGCGGCGACATGACGATGCTACGGGAGCTCGCCGATGACCATCGGCTGGATGGATACGGGAGCCTGCTGATCCTGTCATCCTGGCGGAACATCGGATTCGAGGATGTTGATTTCGGCAGCGGGAAGACGGCGAGGGTGATGACCTACCCGCAGAGGGAGGTGTTCTCCAAGAAAATGCCCATCTGCTTCATGCTCAACAACACACCACAAGGAGCTAGGGTGATGTCAGGCTGTGTTAAAGCTCACCATGCCGACGCCTTCCATCAAGAAATAGCCAAGCTCAACGCCACCACCTAATTAACTCTGCGAACTACCTATTACTAATATATATGCCTCTCAGATCATAATAAGTAAATAAATCCATCAAACAAACTATGCCTGGTGTTAACATGTACCCTCTCAATTTGTGCCATTTATCTACAATAAGATTTATCAATATATCGTTCACGCATAAACAATTCATGAGCCTATCTTATCTGTATAATAACAAGCCAGGTGCTCCCTCCATTTCTTAATGTATTACGCCACTGACTTTTTGAAATACGCtagaccattcgtcttattaaaaaaaactagctgggtggcccgcacaattgcgtggctagcacccacacaaaattatttatttttaatatgattttacttaaaatttattaaatagttatctcgttaTCTTAaaactttgaaagaccaaaccttatcatccccatgcttctaattttatattttaaaagtcacaccagttattaccccttacttctgtcatatccttttcattgtttctattcattctcaaTCTTTAAAAACTGGAtgttatagtttttagagtttattatccTATTAGGTTTCGTTTTTATAgtttctagaagtcccatcaaatgTTGTCATTATACTTATCTACGGTCATCAacttcctcttctctctattgtcattggtattttaaaaatcgaacataattattgtttaggTTCATtgtttactttctagaagttctgCCAAAACGTAAGCGACTTtgtcactatactcctctacggctaaCCCGCTGCATCccttctttattatcattgagattttaaaatcaaacatgattatcattaggGGGGGTTTACTGTTTTAGAAGCCTGAATCTTTAAAAATTGTACCTTATAGTTTTtggagtttattgtctcgttgggttttattttttataatttttataaatcCCGTTAAACGCTGCCAATATACTCCTCTATGACCCATTCGCCGCttactctttattatcattgaaaTTCAAAAAATTGAACATAGCTATCGTTGAAATTCATATTTTACTTTCAAGAAGTCCCACCAACCATCGGcagctttgccattgtactcctaaACGACCTGCCTGCTGCCTCTCATTtatattgtcattgagattttacaaatcaaatatgattataattggggtttattttttactttctagaagtcccgccaaccgccttgacTGATTGCTTCACGACCCGTCTGTTgtccttccttttaatcatcattagaATTCTATTTTGTCGGTTGTTGATTGTATTGTTTCCTAATAGTTATATATTGTGTTGAGAATTTTATTGATGCCTGGTATTTACATGAGAATATTTAAATCACAATGGTCCATAGAAATTAGGGTGACATAATGTGCAACGAATACAAATTGACTGTTTTTTATTCCTATGTCAACTTTTATCTTTACGAATTGTATCAGTGTCATACTGTTGTGCTGTAGCCATGTCTAAACCTAGTCTGACATGGAAAAGTGAGTCTACCTTTGTAAATAATGGACTAACGTACTTGTCCGTTTCTAATACGTATGTCCATTTCTTATATGTCAAACCTATTACAAGTTTCCAAAACTTTTAAAGTACTATTAAATCTTAACCATTTAAATCTAGATCGATCACAATCTAATgatcaatattttttctttttcttcgattaacgtgagaatttctagcctcaacagcgaacatggtgcctcctttcaaggctatcttaataatataatagattatctaatattcatttgtttttattgatatttgattcatcatcaaatattttttaagcatgatttaaatatttttatatttgcataaatattttgaataagacgaatggtcaaactttgataaaaagttaacggtgtcagaCATTAaaagacggaggtagtaatctCTATTATTGTACTTCATCAATTCATCGTGAAGAGATCTACTCCCTCGGTTCATATTATatgtcgtttgatttttttctagtcaaactaaTAAAGTTTGACCAAACTTATAGAAAAGTTTAGTAATATctgaaatatcaaattagttttattaaatataacattgaatatatttcgataatatgtttgttttatgtcgAAATTACTACTATGTTTTTATCTAAGGTTGGCCAAGCTTAaaagtttaactagaaaaaaaattaaacgacttgtaatataaaacagaTAGAGCAGTAaagtaattatttttaaaaaataaatcatcacAAGACGTTTCCTATTTCATTGAATGTAGCAGCAAATTCCAAAAACATTCCATCAGGAGAGCGGAGAAACCATGTGCTCCCTTAGCCCTGACAACCATCCTTGCCACCTCAGTTGGCGCCCTCTCGCCGCTGTAGCATCGAATACAAGAACCAAGCTAACCAGAGGGAATGAATGGCTGGAACACATTTTTAGTGGAAATAAAAGTAACACTTAAACTTGACAAAGTTGCACCGATCACACGGCTGGATtgatgtcggtctgaccgcagtaCTCCGGCTGTTCTGACCACCACCTTGAGCCGGTTGGACCACCTCCCTATCGCCGGTGTGACTGCCTGCTAGTTAGACCGTACAATGAACTCCAGTCAAACCGTCGGGATATAGAAAAACATGTATCGATGAAACTCTTAAAAGTAGATctactttattgcatcaacatgtgtttacaaagtgcatctaAAGCATTCCTCTCTCAACTCTTTAACTAGGATTGAAGCGTCGAAGAAAACACTAACTTTTCTCTCCCAAAAAGTCGATTTCTTCTAGCCTCAACCCCTcatgtatttatacccacaacCTGCTTCTTGTCACTGTATTGCTGCACCAAGTCTGCTGCCCCAATGCAGTAATGCTTGAAGTGTTTCTCCCAGGATGCACCCTGGCCGTGTTTTACCACAAACAAACTGAACCCCCCTGAACCAGATGATGTTCAAGTCGCATCCTGATTCTATGGATCAAGCAAATTGCAACATAATAAACTGGAAGGTGAGAGGTTTAAATGCTGCAGCTAGAAGGGATTGTGTTAGAGAAATGATGTTCAAGTTGTATCCTGATTCTATGGATCAAGCAATTTGCAACATATTTAACTGGAAAGAGAGGATTAAATGGTGCAGCTAGAAGGGATTGTGTTAGAGAATTTATTGAGCAACTAAAGGCAACTATAATCTGTGTCCAAGAGACAAGACTCTCACATGTTGATGATGCTGTAATTGTTGATAATTAACCCTGGGAACTCGTTTTTCCCAAAGCTATGCAGCCCTACCTGCACAACGGACAAGAGGGGAGAGGTATAATTTGGCGTGTGAcgaattttttttccacctgCCAAATGTTGTTCTTAAAGAATACAGTACTCTCTATCAGCCCATATCCAAATGAAGGGCAATGCTGGTCCATCTGGGGGCCCCCAGTTGGAGATCGACAAAATTTCATTTTTGGCAGAAATAGAAGAGCTCAGACAAGACATGAGGCCGGCACCAACTTACAAAACGCGCATCGAGAAAGATGAATTGATTTGGTTTTCAAAGTTGAGGGATTCTTTATTCGTTTTACGGCCGAGGGACTTTTCCTAAACAAAAAATGGCCATCATGCGGCAAGCTGGACCTTGAGCTGTGTTTTATCAGACCGGCCATCCCACAGCCCAACTAAAACAACCAGCCCACATGCACGCCGCATTATAGTGACGAGAAAGTCTACTTTATGTAAATCAATCGTAAAACCATGTAGCAGTTTAGGCCCAAACCTATCAAAACCAGTAAAAATTGAGTCCGGTGATTTGCATAGCAGTTTAATTAGTCCTACTTAGCACACAAGTAACATGCTAGACTTATTATTTGTCCTATGTGACATGtacatggcgcttacgtgacaTGTACATGGTGCCTATGtgacaataaaaataaataaataaaaatcagtGAACCCCCTACCcgcaaaaaattaaaattgcagGTAGCATACAGCACACTTGCATTTGCATCAGCTGCTTCCTGGCCGCAGCCACCGCTAATGTCACCATGGTCGCCTCCGTCCCATGGCATCCTACCTACCGCAGTGCAGTGGTCCCTGCCACCCCAGTGGTAGAGGAAATATCCCAAGttccctttatttttttctatatggtaAGCGCCATGTAAATACCACGTAAAATAAAAACTAAGTCAACTTATCATGTGTGTCACGTAGAACTAAATCGTCATTCAGACTGTCCAGAAACactatttacacaaatttttatatttaagaGATCCTATGTAACCTGTagagtggatttttttttccttgcagtCATGTGCTATTTTCTTTCTACTCCTTTTCTTTGTTGATATAGTGGTTGCACATTTGACTTATAAAGACAATTACATAAAGTCTTTGCACATGGTATTTCTTTACCATATGCCTTGTTTTCAACACAACTTTATCATTCGCCATCCTTGACTAGACCAAGCCTCCTCACTGAACACAATCCCGATTCTTGCTGTTGATTAGAATTGAACTTCAACGTTAATGGATAAAACATCTGTATcgataatagtttttttttaaaacagatCAAATTTTCATTGACCCAGCTTTGATAGAAAGCCCAAATTAGCAGAATACACCACCGCTGAATAAAAGACAGAGACTTATAAGTGACCTGCAAAGGGGACTTGACCAAAATATCTGAAAAAACCCAGTCAGTCCTATTTAACCAGAGCACCTAACACACACTAGCAAAACGCATCACCCAAACCCAAGATATACTGTAGTTTTTTTCACAAACTGATCAGCTATATATAAAACAACACTCCCACAAATGAGGCGTCATAAATACTGTCAATTTTTCATTGTATAATTTACTGACCATGTATGCATGGCCTCACATAACAAATACAACATATGCCGTCTTCCATGTACtattaattaatgccaaaaCCTTAGGCAGGCTGCTAGACAACATCTACGGATAAGATATCTATATTATTCTCACCACGCAAATTCACAATGTGCGTATAATAAACCAATTAGGAAAAGCAATGAAGCATTGTGTAACCGTCGAATCAGCTTACTAGTTGTCACGCATGCATGAGGCCATttccaacccaagacactagacatagttttcataaactccacatcatcaagaaattagtactagacactactctttcaatgcaaacaTCACTATtttatacttaaatttaatgctacttatctcacatgatgtcttgaaagttgtgtagaaaccatgacttatgcaagacatggtttcctcctctttcctcatttattcacttgccacattattttttattctatgtgacagcttatttaatactatggacaccatcctaatcATTGGGCTGAGAATGGCGCGAAGGACAGGAAGAGTTGTGTGCACTCAAAAGCATTAGTACACCGAACAAGTCATCAGCAATTAATATCgaatataataatatatggCAGCGCATCCAAAAAATCTTATCAAGTATTACTCCAATTAAAGATGGGAATTAATatatatggaattttttttagattggaCCATAGCAATCTTTTCTGAACAGAGATAATTAAATCTTGCAAGGACACAACCGACACCTCTCCAGCTGATTACCAAGATCTAAACTGTTACGCCAACCGGTCGATGTGATGTGACAATTGATCAATCGACTACGTGTAGCGTTCGATTGAAAAAGTGGTCGCGGAGCCCCTCCTGCGTGTTACATTTCACGTTGTCAACAAACGAACATAAACACGCACGAACACATTACACAAGGGAACGTGAAAGTGGAGGGGCTATAAACCGTACACTGCTGCCTTCTCTCTCTTACaagtctttctttttctctcaacCCCTCTACTGTGTTTATATCCATAATAAGATAGTCATATAAggatacatatatgcatatttggTATAAGGTTACTTCATCcttaaaaaaactgaagaatAGAAGGAGGAGGCGGTACCGTGATCCTCACAATCACGGCGCCTACCTCATGGTCGCTACAAATCCGACTCCTTCGGAAGATCGGTTTCATAATAAAAAACCTTTTTACTTCCGGTTGGGaaccctctttagtcccgggtttcCAACCGAGAGTAGCAATCCGAAACTAAAGATgcgcatctttagtcccggttgaaataaccgggactaaagatggatctaCTAAAGATagggtatctttagtcccggttgttaccaaccgggactaaagaggatagccaggttttttttcctttttaattttctcccgaatctagGTGGTAtgcatatctttttttattttctcccgaatatGGGTGGTATGCATATCCCAAATCGAAGTAAGATCCCAAGTCCACGTCACAAATTTTAAAGTtctaaaaaattacatcacaaatcttaaaaaaaattacacacaaatcaaattacatcacaagtttctacaaaattcatcacaaatacatcacaagttcacatcatACACAAATCAAATTCATCACATGATCCTGCAATAAATcataaattcttaaaaaaaaaacagaggagccggccggccgctgccgcctagcctccacgccggccggccggccaccaccgagccgccgcgccgcctcctctccacgccggccggcccccgacgccgcgccgctgccgcggcccTCCGCGCCACCTCCCCTCAGCGCCGGCCGGCCcccacgccgctgccgcggtCCTCCACGCTGCTGCCCACCATCGCGCCGGCTtcccctccgcgccggccgctggCCGCCGCACCACCACGCTGGCTGCCACCCGGCCTTCTCTCGCTCCGATCCAAGCAGCTGGCCTCTCTCGCTCCGATCCAAGCAGgctaaggaagaagaagaactaaggaagaaggaagaagaaaggataAGGATAGggagttagagaggaaaaaagagatagagaaagagttcgttgtgtggacgggaaaagaggataagtaatagggattatatagtacgtgttgatttttattcccggttagtaacaccaatcgggaatAAAGTAAgataccaaccgagactaaagatcctagCCGCCTGACACGGTCTGACATATAGACAACCCCAACTGGGAATAAATATCATCTAGTCCTGTTAcgcttataaaccgggactattgtggatttgggtcgactgactaaagatggtttctccaccggtGATACTGTGATCCCGATCGACGGTGTTTGCCCCGAAGCTTCGCATTGATGTTTAGCGAGAAATCGCGTTCTGGATGCCGATGGATCGGTTCGCATGGATAACAGGAGGTCTCGCATACACCTGATTTCGTGTCCGGCGTCGGGCAAGCCATTAAGACCAGTTCCAGTGTCTGGCGTCGGGCTCGTGTTGGAGTTGCCCCAACCATATGAATGAGGCATCCACCTGTGAGCAGCTTGACTGTGTGCATTATCCTTAGTTGGTAGGAAAACCGGAAGTAATACTGCATTTGTTATCTCTTACCCTATCTGTCTAAAAAAAGACCATTCCTAGCAATAAATCTGACAGATTAGGATTGTGTTTTCTTTGGAATGGAGTAGTATGCTTTTAAGTAAAGCTGGGCGTGATGCCTTTTctctaaaagaaaaatactgCACTTGTTATTAAAAAGAGAATGTTAAAACATAAGTAAGGGTGCAAGCCTCCTCCATGCGTATCTCTTAACGAATGCTTTTAGTTTTTAAACATAAATACACATCGTAATTTTGCAACCTtggttttgttttatttttcagaaaataaTAAGCTTAATATTGGTTTTGACTGACAATATAAAGTTATTGATGATATAGTGTAACAATAAATAAAACGTGAAGTGGGACATGGAATCAAACATGTAAACCGTTTATGGCACCTTTAATTTGGAACAAACACAATCATGGTACGTACAATTACATTGGTAACCAATTGGCCAATTATTAAGCTGGATGCGCGTGATCATAATAGATCCTTGATCACACATCCAAATTGAACACATGTACATTCTTTTTTCCATCCTTTTCTCCTTGATTAATTAAGCTGGACTACTAATATATCTCACAAATGCAAGCGCGCTTAATTAACTATGCACAAATAAATCTCTCTCATTTTGCtaataataacaacaataataatcgACACATACGTAATTAATTATGTTTGACATGATGACGTTGGTTACTTCAATTTTAAACTAACCAACGTCATACATGAAGTGATAATTAATTGACCCTTCTGCAGTTGGTCCGGACCTCACCCAGGGAAGGGTCAGTGACAGGGGAGAGGTTGCCCATGTTGATCATGGACTGCGCGAAGCTGCGGAAGAAGGCGGCCTGGCTGGTGGCGAAGCGGTCGACGATGGGCGCCGTCGTCCCGGTCGCCTCCGGCGCCGACTTGAGCTCCTGGTCCGACTGGAGGAAGCCGCGGTTGACCTCGATGTTGGTGTAGTAGTGGTTGTCGAAGGTGTCCGGCGTCGTCGGGTCCAGGTCGTtgagcgccgccggcggcccgTTGGGCGGGCACCGCTGCGACAGGAAGCTCCGGTAGGCGGCGTCCATGGTGGGGTCCGGCCTCCCCGTGTTGCTGAAGTTGTACAGCCTGTCCGTCACGAACTGGCACTGCACCCTCCCGAACGTGTGCCCACCTGCATTTCGCATtattgtcgtcgtcgtcagctCCGGCGGGCATGACGGCAGAACTGAAATTGAGTTCGCCGGAGAAGTGATACGAGTACCTGAGAGGGCGACGAGGTCGACGTCGTTGAGGTTGAGGGCGGCGAACTTTTGGCGGAGGACGGTGAGGTTGTCGGTGGGGGCCGGCAGGTTGAGGGAGCCATTGAAGTCGGAGGTCTTGCCGTCGAGCCGCCCCAGCAGCACTCCCCACCCGGGCCCACCTGACTGTGACCGACAAAGAGAGATCGATCCATGTCGTCCAAAAATTATTACTTGTACGCTCAATTCAATTATTCATCGATGAGTTGCACTTGTGAACCCTATATGCTATATATCTTAGATATGATGTTTTGTAGTGCATGCAGCATGCATGGTGCACACGACAAGATTGGTTTCAGTACAACAGTGTCGATCGATCGTCGTCTTGTGTGtgtggcgcgcgcgcgctatatatatatatatatatatatatactagaaaaaatacccgtgcgttgcaacgggtgaaggttattttaaatttattatttttatatggtttagttaagatgaaattcaccgtggaaattcgcttggatatatatatatatatatttaaaaaatcatgagctgtaattaAGAGTCTGTTCGTCTTAAGTTAGTATACGAGTTTtttaagagatttcttatacaactcaTTATGTATcgccaaaagtgaacgaacttaaaaccaactcaactacAAATATGTATTTCCACAAGCGATCCTTCTGTATTTCTAATAGCAAAtggacttaaaaaccaactcaaatatgGGTATATATTTCCacaagcgaacgaacttaaaaccgactcatacacagatgacgtatcaaagtagcggcaaaaacatcttcaatttttataatagtatatatatatatatatatgtatgtatgtatgtatatgttgATGCTGATACTTAC
The sequence above is drawn from the Oryza glaberrima chromosome 10, OglaRS2, whole genome shotgun sequence genome and encodes:
- the LOC127785736 gene encoding peroxidase A2-like isoform X2, which translates into the protein MAASSSSSSSLAVVVVVAAVALVAGGGAAVAQLCEEYYDCTCPDAYDIVRRVLIDAHRSDARIFASLIRLHFHDCFVQGCDASLLLDSVPGMPSEKTSPPNNNSARGFPVVDDVKAALEDACPGVVSCADILALAAEISVELSGGPGWGVLLGRLDGKTSDFNGSLNLPAPTDNLTVLRQKFAALNLNDVDLVALSGGHTFGRVQCQFVTDRLYNFSNTGRPDPTMDAAYRSFLSQRCPPNGPPAALNDLDPTTPDTFDNHYYTNIEVNRGFLQSDQELKSAPEATGTTAPIVDRFATSQAAFFRSFAQSMINMGNLSPVTDPSLGEVRTNCRRVN
- the LOC127786233 gene encoding acyl transferase 15-like translates to MSIVVSKSAPVVVRPTLPPVKTSGSKIVLSPMDKLSAMTPTTVLLAFDHPIIHIHEGIRSSCIQMQATAEYIKRGLAQALVHYYPFAGRISCDDDGGDFYIDCTGEELGATFAAASADCTMEELTRVIDNQPTDAETAVVQQLAFNCTPDDDHLPHCLLWVQVTTLSCGGFVVGVTWNHAVADGFGIAQFIQAVGELARGLPSAPSVTPVRLDDQNNAVSPFTVAFMQLADRHKVPDLTFNNVTVPSRLMDHIIRGRTTNVTVFEAVAAVLWQCRTRAVMTNPEAPAVLFFVVNARKYLGAKDGYYGNCTTGHMAVAKSGALVNADINDIVDIIRRAKERIPEQLKMTGGGDMTMLRELADDHRLDGYGSLLILSSWRNIGFEDVDFGSGKTARVMTYPQREVFSKKMPICFMLNNTPQGARVMSGCVKAHHADAFHQEIAKLNATT
- the LOC127785736 gene encoding peroxidase A2-like isoform X1, whose product is MAASSSSSSSLAVVVVVAAVALVAGGGAAVAQLCEEYYDCTCPDAYDIVRRVLIDAHRSDARIFASLIRLHFHDCFVQGCDASLLLDSVPGMPSEKTSPPNNNSARGFPVVDDVKAALEDACPGVVSCADILALAAEISVELSGGPGWGVLLGRLDGKTSDFNGSLNLPAPTDNLTVLRQKFAALNLNDVDLVALSGTRITSPANSISVLPSCPPELTTTTIMRNAGGHTFGRVQCQFVTDRLYNFSNTGRPDPTMDAAYRSFLSQRCPPNGPPAALNDLDPTTPDTFDNHYYTNIEVNRGFLQSDQELKSAPEATGTTAPIVDRFATSQAAFFRSFAQSMINMGNLSPVTDPSLGEVRTNCRRVN